From the Conger conger chromosome 14, fConCon1.1, whole genome shotgun sequence genome, one window contains:
- the LOC133110186 gene encoding pleckstrin homology domain-containing family M member 2-like isoform X2: MDQLQVKDRILENLSLSVKKLQSYFAACEDETPAIRNHDRVLQRLCEHLDHALLYGLQNISTSYWVLVVHFTRREAIRQIEGLQHIATNLGRGRAWLYLALTESSLESYLRLFQENQGLLHKYYYENALVRSHDHLTLFLTLVSGLEFIRFDLELDAPYLDVTPYMPEYYKPQNLLDFDERLPSADSLSLHSFTSTNLEWDDSAIAPSSEDYDFGDLFPVLQSLPSADWEEGDLTDPVPCPCSIAPESPAVIAVVTETRAAGCHNPFTKDLDANTSADVTPIHRAGWPEGSHRDNTERTELEVIRVARRRKPGRRQRGKGAVESIGRGQEEAPEGCCAGEGPISSAGSRDEGTGTMKVRGEEAEDDSEGLLRLPEMMDTSSMDGVGELLSEVVNSLDRAERGWEGEGGGGGQGTKGASGTGAGAGPLSPGQQPPDLSSPLSRPTALDPSFLQVPPAPADFYRFTPHSPNSAVPCGEHHDPAAPDLSEALPGCHDDEEDSPTGPDSVPTLVEEGQEACPEGEEACPEGAENGLLADEESQEVKEEEETDPAESSHPAEIRVDNNHLLLLMLHVFRENEEQLCKMVSMSTGHMEGDLQALFVLLTDSYIYLLRKGPATKPYTVEDAVSYRELESISVGLDQQTLRLVCANRGRQFLLDTADMSLTAWFLDALKAAMMKGRLSPPYPSVLTDATMESLSLTKFVCQESHCEVSDVCIQTYSLVHWEDPMDVTAGSPGPLNGPLDSSSTKEGPLFYRAGTSYLGRELWKKCYLVLSNGILYQYPGRTDVKPLLSVSMGGEHCGGCRRTSSSERGNCFQVLLLNRPPLELSAHSEQDMAEWMQVLCQSVTKGIIPQGAGPSPCIPCCLVLTDRQLLTCHQDCQTSFFRSLGTAALGDITAVAVETDREYCIIEFSGDRAQFLPPWVLYFSGCEERDRLLGALQSAWRGLYQLALPQKSLLDAALQKRCREALDLIRSVCSVAQPRESPAAGGSLKRHGHGILH, encoded by the exons ATGGATCAGCTCCAAGTCAAAGACCGAATTCTGGAAAATCTTTCGTTATCGGTCAAGAAG TTGCAGAGTTACTTTGCTGCGTGTGAAGATGAGACCCCAGCAATCAGGAACCATGACCGGGTCTTGCAGCGGCTGTGTGAGCACTTGGACCACGCCCTCCTTTATGG ACTGCAGAACATCTCCACGAGCTACTGGGTCCTGGTTGTGCATTTCACACGCAGAGAAGCTATTCGGCAGATAGAGGGGCTCCAGCACATCGCCACCAACCTCGGACGCG GCCGGGCATGGCTCTACTTGGCACTGACTGAGAGTTCGCTCGAGAGCTACCTCCGTCTCTTTCAGGAGAACCAGGGACTGCTGCACAAGTACTATTATGA AAACGCCTTGGTCCGCAGCCATGATCATCTCACACTTTTCCTCACGCTGGTGTCAGGATTGGAGTTTATCCGTTTTGACTTGGAATTG GATGCCCCCTACTTGGACGTGACGCCCTACATGCCGGAGTACTACAAGCCTCAGAACTTGCTGGACTTTGACGAGCGGCTGCCTAGTGCGGACAGTCTGTCCCTGCACTCTTTCACCTCCACCAACCTGGAGTGGGATGACAGTGCCATCGCCCCCTCCAGTGAGG ATTATGATTTTGGTGACCTTTTCCCTGTTTTGCAGTCACTACCCAGTGCAGACTGGGAAG AGGGCGACCTGACTGACCCGgtcccctgcccctgctccatCGCCCCAGAATCCCCAGCGGTCATCGCCGTGGTTACGGAGACGAGGGCAGCGGGGTGTCACAACCCCTTCACAAAAGACTTGGACGCGAACACATCTGCTGACGTCACTCCTATCCACAGGGCCGGCTGGCCTGAGGGCtcccacagggacaacaccgaGAGGACAGAGCTGGAGGTCATCCG AGTGGCCCGTAGGAGGAAGCCAGGGAGGAGGCAGCGAGGGAAGGGGGCAGTGGAGTCCAtagggagggggcaggaggaaGCTCCAGAGGGCTGCTGTGCTGGGGAGGGGCCCATCTCCTCTGCAGGGTCCCGGGATGAAGGGACGGGCACGATGAAGGTGCGGGGTGAGGAGGCGGAGGACGATTCGGAGGGGTTACTCCGCCTCCCCGAGATGATGGACACCTCATCCATGGATGGCGTAGGAGAGCTCCTGAGCGAGGTGGTGAACAGCCTGGACAGGGCTGAGCGTGGGTGGGAAGGGGAGGGCGGAGGAGGAGGTCAGGGGACGAAGGGAGCCTCCGGTactggggcaggggcaggtcCCCTGAGCCCTGGGCAGCAGCCCCCTGACCTGTCCTCCCCCCTGTCCCGCCCGACGGCCCTGGACCCTAGCTTCCTGCAGGTCCCTCCAGCCCCAGCAGACTTCTACCGGTTCACCCCCCACAGCCCGAACTCTGCCGTCCCGTGTGGGGAACACCATGACCCTGCAGCACCAGACCTGTCGGAGGCCCTGCCAGGTTGCCATGACGATGAGGAAGATAGCCCGACCGGACCTGACTCCGTCCCCACCCTAGTGGAGGAGGGACAGGAGGCATGTCCAGAGGGGGAGGAGGCGTGTCCAGAGGGAGCGGAGAACGGGCTCCTCGCAGACGAGGAGAGCCAGGAAGttaaggaagaggaggagactgACCCAGCTGAGAGCAGCCATCCTGCTGAAATCAG GGTGGACAACAACCACCTGCTGCTGCTCATGCTGCATGTGTTCAGGGAGAACGAGGAGCAGCTCTGcaag ATGGTGAGCATGAGCACAGGCCACATGGAGGGAGACCTGCAGGCGCTGTTTGTCCTGCTGACTGACAGCTACATTTACCTGCTCCGCAAAG GGCCTGCAACAAAGCCCTACACTGTGGAGGACGCTGTCAGCTACAGGGAGCTGGAATCCATCTCT GTGGGTCTGGACCAGCAGACGCTCAGGTTGGTGTGTGCTAACAGGGGGAGACAGTTCCTGCTGGACACGGCGGACATGTCTCTAACTGC CTGGTTTCTGGATGCTTTGAAGGCGGCCATGATGAAAGGGCGCCTGAGTCCCCCCTACCCGTCCGTCCTGACGGACGCTACCATGGAGAGTCTGTCCTTGACCAAGTTTGTGTGCCAGGAATCACACTGCGAG GTGTCCGATGTCTGCATTCAGACGTATTCTCTGGTTCACTGGGAGGACCCCATGGATGTCACTGCAGGCTCCCCAGGGCCACTGAATGGGCCCCTGGATTCCAGCAGCACTAAAGAGGGGCCCCTGTTTTATCGAGCAGGGACCTCTTACCTGGGCCGGGAGCTCTGGAAGAAGTGCTACCTGGTTCTCAG CAACGGTATACTGTATCAGTACCCAGGGAGGACGGATGTAAAACCCCTTCTGTCCGTTTCTATGGG AGGGGAGCACTGTGGAGGCTGCCGGCGCACCAGCTCCTCTGAGAGGGGGAACTGTTTCCAGGTCCTCCTGCTGAACCGGCCCCCCCTGGAGCTCAGTGCTCACAGCGAACAGGACATGGCTGAGTGGATGCAGGTCCTCTGCCAGTCTGTGACCAAAGGG ATAATCCCACAGGGcgctggcccctccccctgtaTCCCATGCTGCCTTGTGCTGACGGACAGACAGTTGCTAACGTGTCACCAGGACTGCCAGACCAGCTTCTTCCGCTCCCTGGGGACGGCTGCACTGGGTGACATCACGGCCGTTGCCGTGGAGACCGACAGAGAGTACTGCATCATT GAGTTTAGTGGGGACCGTGCTCAGTTCCTGCCTCCCTGGGTGCTGTACTTCAGTGGTTGTGAGGAGAGGGATCGGCTGCTTGGGGCTCTGCAGAGTGCATGGAGAGGCCTCTATCAG TTGGCTCTCCCACAGAAGAGTCTGTTGGACGCTGCGCTGCAGAAGCGCTGCAGGGAGGCGCTGGACCTGATCCGGAGTGTGTGCTCCGTGGCTCAGCCCAGAGAGAGCCCTGCGGCTGGGGGGAGCCTGAAGAGACACGGGCACGGGATCCTGCATTAA
- the LOC133110186 gene encoding pleckstrin homology domain-containing family M member 2-like isoform X4, translating into MDQLQVKDRILENLSLSVKKLQSYFAACEDETPAIRNHDRVLQRLCEHLDHALLYGLQNISTSYWVLVVHFTRREAIRQIEGLQHIATNLGRGRAWLYLALTESSLESYLRLFQENQGLLHKYYYENALVRSHDHLTLFLTLVSGLEFIRFDLELDAPYLDVTPYMPEYYKPQNLLDFDERLPSADSLSLHSFTSTNLEWDDSAIAPSSEEGDLTDPVPCPCSIAPESPAVIAVVTETRAAGCHNPFTKDLDANTSADVTPIHRAGWPEGSHRDNTERTELEVIRVARRRKPGRRQRGKGAVESIGRGQEEAPEGCCAGEGPISSAGSRDEGTGTMKVRGEEAEDDSEGLLRLPEMMDTSSMDGVGELLSEVVNSLDRAERGWEGEGGGGGQGTKGASGTGAGAGPLSPGQQPPDLSSPLSRPTALDPSFLQVPPAPADFYRFTPHSPNSAVPCGEHHDPAAPDLSEALPGCHDDEEDSPTGPDSVPTLVEEGQEACPEGEEACPEGAENGLLADEESQEVKEEEETDPAESSHPAEIRVDNNHLLLLMLHVFRENEEQLCKMVSMSTGHMEGDLQALFVLLTDSYIYLLRKGPATKPYTVEDAVSYRELESISVGLDQQTLRLVCANRGRQFLLDTADMSLTAWFLDALKAAMMKGRLSPPYPSVLTDATMESLSLTKFVCQESHCEVSDVCIQTYSLVHWEDPMDVTAGSPGPLNGPLDSSSTKEGPLFYRAGTSYLGRELWKKCYLVLSNGILYQYPGRTDVKPLLSVSMGGEHCGGCRRTSSSERGNCFQVLLLNRPPLELSAHSEQDMAEWMQVLCQSVTKGIIPQGAGPSPCIPCCLVLTDRQLLTCHQDCQTSFFRSLGTAALGDITAVAVETDREYCIIEFSGDRAQFLPPWVLYFSGCEERDRLLGALQSAWRGLYQLALPQKSLLDAALQKRCREALDLIRSVCSVAQPRESPAAGGSLKRHGHGILH; encoded by the exons ATGGATCAGCTCCAAGTCAAAGACCGAATTCTGGAAAATCTTTCGTTATCGGTCAAGAAG TTGCAGAGTTACTTTGCTGCGTGTGAAGATGAGACCCCAGCAATCAGGAACCATGACCGGGTCTTGCAGCGGCTGTGTGAGCACTTGGACCACGCCCTCCTTTATGG ACTGCAGAACATCTCCACGAGCTACTGGGTCCTGGTTGTGCATTTCACACGCAGAGAAGCTATTCGGCAGATAGAGGGGCTCCAGCACATCGCCACCAACCTCGGACGCG GCCGGGCATGGCTCTACTTGGCACTGACTGAGAGTTCGCTCGAGAGCTACCTCCGTCTCTTTCAGGAGAACCAGGGACTGCTGCACAAGTACTATTATGA AAACGCCTTGGTCCGCAGCCATGATCATCTCACACTTTTCCTCACGCTGGTGTCAGGATTGGAGTTTATCCGTTTTGACTTGGAATTG GATGCCCCCTACTTGGACGTGACGCCCTACATGCCGGAGTACTACAAGCCTCAGAACTTGCTGGACTTTGACGAGCGGCTGCCTAGTGCGGACAGTCTGTCCCTGCACTCTTTCACCTCCACCAACCTGGAGTGGGATGACAGTGCCATCGCCCCCTCCAGTGAGG AGGGCGACCTGACTGACCCGgtcccctgcccctgctccatCGCCCCAGAATCCCCAGCGGTCATCGCCGTGGTTACGGAGACGAGGGCAGCGGGGTGTCACAACCCCTTCACAAAAGACTTGGACGCGAACACATCTGCTGACGTCACTCCTATCCACAGGGCCGGCTGGCCTGAGGGCtcccacagggacaacaccgaGAGGACAGAGCTGGAGGTCATCCG AGTGGCCCGTAGGAGGAAGCCAGGGAGGAGGCAGCGAGGGAAGGGGGCAGTGGAGTCCAtagggagggggcaggaggaaGCTCCAGAGGGCTGCTGTGCTGGGGAGGGGCCCATCTCCTCTGCAGGGTCCCGGGATGAAGGGACGGGCACGATGAAGGTGCGGGGTGAGGAGGCGGAGGACGATTCGGAGGGGTTACTCCGCCTCCCCGAGATGATGGACACCTCATCCATGGATGGCGTAGGAGAGCTCCTGAGCGAGGTGGTGAACAGCCTGGACAGGGCTGAGCGTGGGTGGGAAGGGGAGGGCGGAGGAGGAGGTCAGGGGACGAAGGGAGCCTCCGGTactggggcaggggcaggtcCCCTGAGCCCTGGGCAGCAGCCCCCTGACCTGTCCTCCCCCCTGTCCCGCCCGACGGCCCTGGACCCTAGCTTCCTGCAGGTCCCTCCAGCCCCAGCAGACTTCTACCGGTTCACCCCCCACAGCCCGAACTCTGCCGTCCCGTGTGGGGAACACCATGACCCTGCAGCACCAGACCTGTCGGAGGCCCTGCCAGGTTGCCATGACGATGAGGAAGATAGCCCGACCGGACCTGACTCCGTCCCCACCCTAGTGGAGGAGGGACAGGAGGCATGTCCAGAGGGGGAGGAGGCGTGTCCAGAGGGAGCGGAGAACGGGCTCCTCGCAGACGAGGAGAGCCAGGAAGttaaggaagaggaggagactgACCCAGCTGAGAGCAGCCATCCTGCTGAAATCAG GGTGGACAACAACCACCTGCTGCTGCTCATGCTGCATGTGTTCAGGGAGAACGAGGAGCAGCTCTGcaag ATGGTGAGCATGAGCACAGGCCACATGGAGGGAGACCTGCAGGCGCTGTTTGTCCTGCTGACTGACAGCTACATTTACCTGCTCCGCAAAG GGCCTGCAACAAAGCCCTACACTGTGGAGGACGCTGTCAGCTACAGGGAGCTGGAATCCATCTCT GTGGGTCTGGACCAGCAGACGCTCAGGTTGGTGTGTGCTAACAGGGGGAGACAGTTCCTGCTGGACACGGCGGACATGTCTCTAACTGC CTGGTTTCTGGATGCTTTGAAGGCGGCCATGATGAAAGGGCGCCTGAGTCCCCCCTACCCGTCCGTCCTGACGGACGCTACCATGGAGAGTCTGTCCTTGACCAAGTTTGTGTGCCAGGAATCACACTGCGAG GTGTCCGATGTCTGCATTCAGACGTATTCTCTGGTTCACTGGGAGGACCCCATGGATGTCACTGCAGGCTCCCCAGGGCCACTGAATGGGCCCCTGGATTCCAGCAGCACTAAAGAGGGGCCCCTGTTTTATCGAGCAGGGACCTCTTACCTGGGCCGGGAGCTCTGGAAGAAGTGCTACCTGGTTCTCAG CAACGGTATACTGTATCAGTACCCAGGGAGGACGGATGTAAAACCCCTTCTGTCCGTTTCTATGGG AGGGGAGCACTGTGGAGGCTGCCGGCGCACCAGCTCCTCTGAGAGGGGGAACTGTTTCCAGGTCCTCCTGCTGAACCGGCCCCCCCTGGAGCTCAGTGCTCACAGCGAACAGGACATGGCTGAGTGGATGCAGGTCCTCTGCCAGTCTGTGACCAAAGGG ATAATCCCACAGGGcgctggcccctccccctgtaTCCCATGCTGCCTTGTGCTGACGGACAGACAGTTGCTAACGTGTCACCAGGACTGCCAGACCAGCTTCTTCCGCTCCCTGGGGACGGCTGCACTGGGTGACATCACGGCCGTTGCCGTGGAGACCGACAGAGAGTACTGCATCATT GAGTTTAGTGGGGACCGTGCTCAGTTCCTGCCTCCCTGGGTGCTGTACTTCAGTGGTTGTGAGGAGAGGGATCGGCTGCTTGGGGCTCTGCAGAGTGCATGGAGAGGCCTCTATCAG TTGGCTCTCCCACAGAAGAGTCTGTTGGACGCTGCGCTGCAGAAGCGCTGCAGGGAGGCGCTGGACCTGATCCGGAGTGTGTGCTCCGTGGCTCAGCCCAGAGAGAGCCCTGCGGCTGGGGGGAGCCTGAAGAGACACGGGCACGGGATCCTGCATTAA